The Helianthus annuus cultivar XRQ/B chromosome 16, HanXRQr2.0-SUNRISE, whole genome shotgun sequence genome includes a window with the following:
- the LOC118488196 gene encoding uncharacterized protein LOC118488196, with protein MDLVPLQNLDNKNGQRSSDNNNKKKAPAAHKSPVFDCDCFDYYTNYWFRWDTSVNRELIHQIIEAIEENFTNSEQVNCRGRKPNQKKEKASHRRFAGKALNPPPEVSVSPPYDISLVEECAKEEHEVVEESPETDATARRGLPEVKGLFNWRLWGLWSP; from the exons atggaccttgtaccactccaaaacctcGACAACAAAAACGGTCAGAG ATCATCTGATaataacaataagaagaaagctccGGCCGCACACAAATCTCCAGTATTCGACTGCGATTGCTTCGATTATTACACGAACTACTGGTTCCGGTGGGACACGTCTGTTAACCGAGAGCTAATTCATCAAATAATTGAAGCTATTGAAGAAAACTTTACCAATAGTGAACAGGTTAACTGTCGCGGCCGTAAACCTAACCAGAAGAAAGAGAAGGCGAGTCATCGGAGGTTCGCCGGAAAAGCTTTAAATCCTCCGCCAGAGGTTTCGGTTTCGCCTCCGTACGACATCTCATTagttgaagaatgtgcaaaggaAGAACATGAGGTAGTGGAGGAGTCGCCGGAGACGGATGCAACGGCGAGAAGAGGACTTCCGGAAGTGAAAGGGTTGTTTAACTGGCGTTTGTGGGGACTTTGGAGTCCGTGA